One Elusimicrobiaceae bacterium genomic window carries:
- a CDS encoding ankyrin repeat domain-containing protein encodes MAFKKNSSKITITQTKQVREVVQKAKGRPWLALGIIAFVPVLFLLIWTTMSGPKHGKPAKNSAKTETILIRQTPQELAEEATTALRKGDTDAFLDLLGTKVKDPNITNSYGDSLLLAAATLGNVDAVQQLLAMGADVNKQNYNTRDTAVLRSIAADHDEITRLLVYEHADLNIPNNYRQTPMGLAVEKQKGELVDLFLANGVKAGLTSETLFRAVAQKNLVGVWGMLKGGVDPNVTNEKSNTPLIIAASLGDTDSVRALLAYRADVNKANNDGNTPLIYAARYNHPNTVMALTAPLTMQYRVDLDAQNKRGETALYWAAQKGYPAVVKILLAYDADKNIKTAAGLTALDAAKKYNRQDVINLLTMNINQLKASFNQQLQAQQQTQADAQAEAEAAQ; translated from the coding sequence ATGGCATTCAAAAAAAATTCTTCTAAAATTACAATTACGCAAACCAAACAAGTCCGTGAGGTCGTACAAAAGGCCAAAGGCAGACCTTGGCTTGCTTTGGGTATCATTGCATTTGTACCTGTTTTATTTTTATTAATATGGACGACTATGAGCGGCCCTAAACATGGAAAGCCCGCTAAAAATTCTGCCAAAACAGAAACCATTTTAATCCGTCAGACTCCGCAGGAACTAGCCGAAGAGGCAACAACCGCCTTGCGCAAAGGAGATACAGACGCGTTTTTGGATTTATTGGGAACCAAAGTTAAGGATCCTAACATTACCAATAGTTACGGAGACAGTTTATTGTTGGCTGCGGCTACTTTGGGAAACGTAGATGCGGTGCAACAGCTATTGGCTATGGGGGCAGATGTAAACAAACAGAATTATAATACACGAGATACGGCCGTCTTACGTAGTATAGCTGCAGATCATGATGAAATTACTCGTCTGCTCGTGTATGAGCATGCCGATTTGAATATTCCCAATAACTATCGTCAAACACCGATGGGACTTGCTGTGGAGAAACAAAAAGGCGAACTGGTGGATTTATTCTTAGCCAACGGAGTCAAAGCAGGATTAACGAGTGAAACTTTGTTTCGGGCCGTGGCACAAAAGAATTTAGTGGGTGTTTGGGGAATGCTCAAAGGAGGAGTAGATCCGAACGTTACCAATGAAAAGAGTAATACTCCTTTGATTATTGCGGCGTCTTTGGGAGACACGGACTCGGTGCGGGCGCTACTAGCTTATCGTGCCGATGTCAATAAAGCCAATAACGACGGCAACACCCCTCTTATTTATGCCGCGCGGTATAATCATCCCAATACGGTGATGGCTTTAACCGCCCCTTTGACTATGCAATACCGGGTCGATTTGGATGCGCAGAACAAGCGCGGAGAAACAGCCTTGTATTGGGCGGCGCAAAAAGGATATCCTGCTGTGGTAAAGATTTTATTAGCCTATGATGCAGATAAAAATATCAAAACTGCGGCCGGTCTTACGGCATTAGATGCGGCGAAAAAATATAATCGCCAAGACGTAATTAATTTGTTGACGATGAATATCAATCAATTAAAGGCTTCTTTTAATCAACAACTGCAAGCTCAGCAACAAACTCAAGCAGATGCACAGGCAGAGGCTGAAGCGGCACAGTAA
- a CDS encoding glutamate--tRNA ligase: MTVRVRFAPSPTGFLHIGGVRTALFNYLFAKKNKGTFLLRIEDTDEERSTQASTDAIFEGMQWMKLNWDEGPMPDGTNKGPDAPYYQAIRADQGIYKKYIDQLIAEGKAYKCYCTEEELEENRQKCLAEHRPPKYSGKCRDLTPEQQKELEAQGRKYVIRFRMPTEGDVEWDDIRGHVKFASKDLYDLVIQKTSGYPTYNFAVVVDDHLMRMTHVIRGDDHISNTPAQIQIYRALGWKEPIFAHLSMIHGPDGKKLSKRHGATNVVEFRNMGYLPEALKNYLALLGWATSDSQQIFAPGELEEKFDISGCQPSPAVMDPEKLNWMNGEYIRQTPIATLTDYALPFIEKAGIDVSKVSRAQLEGIVGLEQEKYKLLTEIPDLIRFFFEDPVFEQEALDKVFGKPEAKAVLEGMIKTYSELPEFTEANLEAAARGFAKTNGYKAGQVFHPVRVAVSGRTHGPTLFKMLEYMGRETVINRLQKALSYCK, translated from the coding sequence ATGACAGTCAGAGTTCGTTTTGCCCCGTCTCCAACGGGATTTTTACATATCGGCGGGGTACGCACCGCGCTTTTCAATTATCTGTTTGCTAAGAAAAACAAAGGCACTTTTCTGCTCCGCATTGAAGATACTGACGAAGAACGCAGTACACAAGCCTCTACCGATGCTATTTTTGAAGGCATGCAATGGATGAAACTAAACTGGGACGAAGGCCCTATGCCGGACGGCACGAACAAAGGACCGGATGCTCCGTATTATCAGGCCATTCGTGCAGATCAAGGTATTTACAAAAAATATATTGACCAATTAATCGCCGAAGGTAAGGCTTATAAGTGTTATTGTACAGAAGAAGAATTGGAAGAAAATCGCCAAAAATGTTTGGCCGAACACCGCCCCCCCAAATACAGCGGCAAGTGCCGTGATTTAACCCCGGAACAACAAAAAGAATTGGAGGCACAAGGCCGCAAATATGTAATTCGCTTCCGCATGCCGACGGAAGGGGACGTAGAATGGGATGATATCCGCGGCCACGTTAAATTTGCCAGTAAGGACTTATATGATTTGGTAATTCAAAAGACCAGCGGATATCCCACCTATAACTTTGCGGTCGTGGTGGACGATCATTTGATGCGCATGACACATGTAATTCGCGGTGATGACCATATTTCCAACACACCGGCTCAAATTCAAATCTACCGTGCCTTGGGTTGGAAAGAACCTATCTTTGCCCATTTGTCTATGATTCACGGACCAGATGGGAAAAAACTGTCCAAGCGTCACGGTGCCACCAATGTGGTAGAGTTCCGCAATATGGGTTACTTGCCGGAAGCACTCAAAAATTATCTGGCGTTACTCGGCTGGGCTACTTCAGATTCCCAACAAATCTTTGCCCCCGGTGAGCTGGAAGAAAAATTTGATATTTCCGGTTGCCAACCCAGTCCGGCAGTAATGGATCCGGAAAAGCTGAATTGGATGAACGGCGAATATATCCGCCAAACACCCATCGCTACTCTTACCGATTATGCCCTGCCGTTTATTGAGAAAGCCGGGATTGATGTCAGTAAAGTATCCCGTGCCCAATTGGAAGGCATTGTCGGACTTGAGCAAGAAAAATATAAACTACTAACGGAAATTCCGGATTTAATTCGTTTCTTTTTTGAAGATCCTGTGTTCGAGCAAGAAGCTTTAGACAAAGTGTTTGGTAAACCGGAAGCAAAAGCCGTACTAGAGGGAATGATCAAAACCTATAGCGAATTGCCGGAATTTACAGAAGCCAACTTAGAAGCAGCAGCCCGCGGGTTTGCCAAAACAAACGGCTACAAAGCCGGCCAAGTATTTCATCCGGTGCGTGTAGCAGTATCTGGCAGAACCCATGGCCCCACTCTATTCAAAATGTTGGAATATATGGGACGCGAGACGGTAATTAACCGATTACAAAAAGCATTATCCTATTGTAAATAA
- a CDS encoding tyrosine recombinase, translating to MSDPILPPSTDLLWEDFQNHLAFERQLSVNTRQAYTADVAHYLEYCAANEISPLEIQPQFLDSFTYQLRENEKLSPASIFRKIEAVKCFYKFLLVEGHLKKDPTGLLKSPRLPQHMPEQLSRAEMEKLLSYPAEKFDEIRTLTIIELLYATGLRVSELINLQLENVNIEEGWVLAFGKGGKQRFVPIHPICCERIRNYLAIREAHFASKSTVGSELFLNKNGKKISRVSVWKDLAALGRKAGISQPLHPHLFRHTFASHLLQGGADLRSLQEMLGHANLTTTQIYTHLDVTDLKQKHKKFHPHG from the coding sequence ATGTCTGATCCAATACTTCCCCCTTCTACCGACCTCTTGTGGGAGGATTTTCAAAATCATTTGGCCTTTGAGCGCCAACTGAGTGTCAACACGCGCCAGGCTTACACCGCCGACGTGGCACACTACCTGGAGTATTGCGCAGCTAACGAAATTTCACCGCTGGAAATACAGCCTCAGTTTTTAGATAGTTTTACATATCAACTACGCGAAAATGAAAAATTATCTCCTGCCAGTATTTTCCGCAAAATAGAAGCCGTAAAATGTTTCTATAAATTCTTGCTTGTAGAGGGACACTTAAAAAAAGACCCAACCGGTCTATTAAAATCCCCGCGCTTACCCCAGCATATGCCCGAGCAACTATCCCGCGCGGAAATGGAAAAATTACTCTCCTATCCCGCTGAAAAATTTGATGAAATACGCACGTTAACCATCATCGAACTATTGTATGCCACCGGCCTGCGTGTAAGTGAACTCATTAATTTACAACTAGAAAACGTAAATATAGAGGAAGGGTGGGTATTAGCTTTTGGTAAAGGAGGAAAACAACGATTTGTTCCCATACATCCGATTTGTTGTGAGCGCATCCGTAATTATTTAGCCATACGGGAAGCTCATTTTGCCAGTAAAAGCACGGTGGGCTCTGAGTTGTTCTTAAACAAAAACGGGAAAAAAATCAGCCGTGTTAGTGTGTGGAAGGATCTGGCCGCACTTGGGCGAAAAGCCGGCATCTCGCAGCCTTTACATCCTCACTTATTTCGGCATACTTTTGCCAGCCATTTACTGCAAGGCGGCGCAGATTTGCGCAGTTTGCAGGAAATGTTGGGGCATGCCAATTTGACTACTACCCAAATTTACACACATTTAGACGTAACCGACCTAAAACAAAAACACAAAAAGTTTCATCCGCACGGATAA
- a CDS encoding metallophosphoesterase, translated as MEKEFMVFFVVASIILLLMQIAVGLWFYFIFPSIGWKMPAVVVPLCMTLFIRWAMVYTRTHYGTFESLCYYAAYIWAGIVFIAFCIVIAFALLQLIGSLCHIQARAVLGPVSMVVLMLATALSIYGGWSQPKLKHIYLTFPNAPELTIAVLSDSHLGEGVSLARFQKALTRIQAQKPDMLLVLGDLFEYGMHRSQYAQALKDFHTLYGTFGVFGNHEYYMGYQNSVDFYQEAGVRLLQNQYETLPNGVQIIGINDIKTAHVTEQMLDNLLEQTDPDKLRLLLSHQPLLVEVAARHQIPLMLSGHTHNGQLLPFNLLVKLQYDYIYGLYQTGPHSNIYVTSGMFYWGMPLRLFAPAEIAILHIQNHEK; from the coding sequence ATGGAAAAAGAATTTATGGTATTTTTTGTAGTAGCAAGTATTATTTTACTCTTGATGCAAATTGCAGTAGGGCTATGGTTTTACTTTATTTTTCCGTCTATTGGTTGGAAAATGCCTGCCGTTGTGGTACCCTTGTGTATGACGTTATTTATTCGCTGGGCCATGGTTTACACCCGCACCCATTACGGAACGTTTGAAAGTTTATGTTACTATGCGGCATACATTTGGGCAGGGATTGTATTTATTGCATTTTGCATAGTCATTGCTTTTGCCCTTTTGCAACTGATAGGGTCACTCTGTCATATACAGGCGCGTGCCGTACTGGGGCCTGTCAGCATGGTAGTTTTGATGCTTGCAACGGCGCTGTCTATATACGGTGGTTGGAGCCAGCCTAAATTAAAACACATTTATCTTACCTTTCCAAATGCACCGGAGTTAACGATAGCTGTTCTTTCGGACAGCCATTTGGGAGAAGGGGTTTCTTTGGCCCGTTTTCAAAAGGCATTAACACGGATACAAGCTCAGAAGCCCGATATGCTGTTAGTCTTGGGGGATTTGTTTGAATATGGCATGCATCGCTCGCAATATGCTCAGGCTCTTAAAGATTTTCACACTCTCTATGGGACTTTTGGTGTGTTTGGCAATCACGAGTATTACATGGGATATCAAAACTCCGTTGATTTTTATCAAGAAGCCGGAGTCCGTCTTTTACAAAATCAATATGAAACATTGCCCAACGGGGTGCAAATTATTGGAATTAATGATATTAAAACTGCGCACGTAACGGAACAAATGTTGGATAACTTACTGGAACAAACAGACCCTGACAAGTTGCGCCTTTTGCTCAGTCATCAGCCGCTACTTGTGGAGGTAGCTGCCCGACATCAAATTCCTCTGATGCTTAGCGGGCATACCCATAACGGACAATTGCTCCCTTTTAATTTACTTGTCAAATTGCAATATGATTATATCTATGGACTTTATCAGACCGGCCCTCATTCAAATATATATGTAACCTCCGGTATGTTTTATTGGGGAATGCCGCTACGATTGTTTGCGCCGGCCGAGATTGCTATTTTGCACATTCAAAATCATGAAAAATAA
- a CDS encoding type IV pilus twitching motility protein PilT, with amino-acid sequence MADNVNPQEMSKYKTIIMDDLFQIMKKNNASDIHLTVGVPPVLRVQGKLYQLSQYEALTPEVAQRLIYSIMTDEQRQHFEEHLELDFSFGLKSLGRLRVNVYKQKGCVAAALRSIPNEFKSFEQLGLPAVIYNLMKLEKGLVLVTGATGSGKSTSLASMINYLNMHESNHIITVEDPIEFVHPHKRSIVNQREVGADTKSFQDALKHFLREDPDVILVGELRDIETIEACLTLAETGHLVFATLHTNDAIQSINRIIDVFPANQQPQVRTQLSFVLEAIISQQLLQGVDGRRVMAAEVLLANSAVRNLIRDGKAEQIMSTMQTSANQGMITMNQTLGELYLQKKVTFQEALVHSNDPSGLKNYLTQKTGQTSFK; translated from the coding sequence ATGGCAGATAATGTAAATCCGCAAGAGATGTCTAAATATAAAACCATTATTATGGATGATTTGTTTCAAATCATGAAGAAAAATAATGCCTCCGATATTCACTTAACAGTAGGGGTGCCGCCTGTGTTGCGCGTACAAGGAAAATTATATCAACTTTCCCAATACGAAGCCTTGACCCCGGAAGTGGCACAGCGATTAATTTATTCTATCATGACCGATGAACAAAGACAGCATTTTGAAGAACATTTGGAACTAGATTTCTCTTTCGGCTTAAAAAGTTTGGGCCGTCTGCGTGTCAACGTATACAAACAAAAAGGTTGTGTAGCGGCCGCTTTGCGTTCCATTCCCAATGAATTCAAATCCTTTGAACAGTTAGGGTTGCCGGCGGTTATTTACAATTTGATGAAATTGGAAAAAGGGTTGGTGTTGGTTACCGGAGCCACGGGTTCTGGTAAATCTACCTCTCTAGCTAGCATGATTAACTACCTTAACATGCACGAGAGTAATCACATCATCACGGTAGAAGACCCTATCGAATTCGTGCATCCGCATAAACGTAGTATTGTCAACCAACGTGAGGTGGGCGCCGATACAAAATCCTTCCAAGATGCCTTGAAACACTTCCTGCGCGAAGACCCGGATGTAATTCTGGTAGGTGAGTTGCGCGATATTGAAACGATTGAGGCCTGTTTGACTTTGGCAGAAACGGGTCACTTGGTGTTTGCTACCTTGCACACCAATGATGCTATTCAGTCCATCAACCGTATTATTGACGTGTTCCCGGCCAATCAACAACCGCAGGTACGCACCCAATTATCTTTCGTATTGGAAGCCATTATTTCCCAGCAATTATTACAAGGGGTCGATGGACGGCGTGTCATGGCGGCAGAAGTGTTGCTAGCCAATTCCGCGGTACGCAACTTGATCCGCGACGGAAAAGCTGAACAGATTATGAGCACCATGCAGACCAGTGCTAACCAAGGTATGATCACCATGAACCAGACCTTGGGAGAATTATATCTCCAAAAGAAGGTTACCTTCCAAGAAGCGTTGGTACATTCCAATGATCCGTCCGGTTTGAAGAATTACCTGACACAAAAAACCGGGCAAACTTCTTTCAAATAA